From a single Populus trichocarpa isolate Nisqually-1 chromosome 17, P.trichocarpa_v4.1, whole genome shotgun sequence genomic region:
- the LOC112324743 gene encoding probable LRR receptor-like serine/threonine-protein kinase At3g47570 isoform X5, giving the protein MSSFILWFLSFQIIQHSFSFSLARGGSEIDKLSLLAFKAQISDPPTKLSSWNESVHFCQWSGVTCGRRHQRVIELDLHSSQLVGSLSPHIGNLSFLSLLRLENNSFTNTIPREIDRLVRLQTLILGNNSFTGEIPANISHCSNLLSLNLEGNNLTGNLPAGLGSLSKLQVFSFRKNNLGGKIPPSFENLSSIIEIDGTLNNLQGGIPSSIGKLKTLNFFSLGSNNLSGTIPASLYNISSLIHFSLPYNQFHGTLPPNIGLTLPNLQYLGIHDNRLSGQLPATLINATKFTEIYLSYNKFTGKVPTLAIMPNLRILSMEENGLGKGEDDDLSFLYTLSNSSKLEDLYIDNNNFGGVLPDIISNFSTKLKQMAFGSNQIRGTIPDGIGNLASLEALGLERNQLTGSIPNSIGKLQNLVELYLNENKLSGSIPSSLGNIISLLQINFNQNSLQGSIPASLGNCRNLLLLALSQNNLSGPIPKEVLSISSLSMHLVLSENQLSGSLPFEVGQLKHLGHMDFSKNRLSGEIPSSLGSCESLEHLSLDGNFFQGPISDSLRSLRALQDLNLSHNNLTGQIPKFLGDFKLLQSLDLSFNDLKGEVPMHGVFENTSAVSIAGNKNLCGGILQLNLPTCRSKSTKPKSSTKLALIVGIPCGFIGLIFITSFLFLCCLKKSLRKTKNELSCEMPFRTVAYKDLLQATNGFSSGNLVGAGSFGSVYKGVLAFDGVIVAVKVFNLLREGASKSFMRECAALLNIRHRNLVKVLYAYAGVDLQGDDFKALVYEFKINGSLEEWLHPNQTLDQEVDGPRNLNLIQRLNIAIDVANALDYLHNQCKMPIVHCDLKPSNVLLDGDMTAHVGDFGLLKFLSEASCQSSSSQTSSVGLKGTVGYAAPEYGIGSEVSTFGDVYSYGILLLEMITGKRPTDSMFRDGLELHSYVKMALPDRVVDIADPKLLTEVDQGKGTDQIVECLISISKIGVFCSEKFPKERMDISNVVAELNRTKANFLGRYRLLS; this is encoded by the exons ATGAGTTCATTCATATTGTGGTTTCTTTCCTTTCAAATAATTCAACACTCTTTCTCCTTCTCATTAGCTAGAGGAGGAAGCGAGATTGACAAACTCTCTCTACTAGCTTTCAAGGCACAAATTTCAGACCCCCCTACAAAACTAAGCTCGTGGAATGAATCCGTACACTTCTGCCAGTGGTCAGGAGTAACATGTGGAAGACGGCATCAAAGAGTCATAGAGCTTGACCTCCACTCCAGCCAACTGGTGGGCAGCCTATCTCCCCACATTGGGAACTTGAGTTTTCTTAGTCTGCTAAGATTGGAAAACAACAGTTTCACCAATACTATCCCCCGAGAAATAGATCGTTTGGTTCGGCTACAGACACTGATTCTCGGGAACAACTCGTTCACCGGTGAAATCCCGGCCAACATTTCTCATTGCTCGAACCTCCTGAGCCTTAATTTAGAGGGAAACAATCTTACTGGCAACCTTCCTGCAGGACTTGGATCGTTATCAAAGTTGCAGGTatttagttttagaaaaaacaatctagGTGGCAAGATACCCCCCTCTTTCGAAAATCTTTCATCTATCATTGAAATTGATGGAACACTTAATAATTTACAAGGGGGTATTCCCAGTAGTATTGGGAAACTGAAAACATTGAACTTCTTTTCACTCGGCTCAAATAATCTGAGTGGTACAATCCCTGCCTCCCTATACAATATTTCTTCTCTCATTCATTTCTCTCTGCCTTATAACCAATTTCATGGTACACTTCCTCCAAACATTGGCCTAACTCTTCCAAATCTCCAATATCTTGGCATTCACGACAATCGATTAAGTGGACAACTCCCAGCAACGCTCATAAATGCCACAAAATTCACTGAGATTTATCTTTCATACAATAAATTCACCGGAAAAGTTCCCACTTTAGCAATCATGCCTAACTTGAGGATTCTTTCAATGGAAGAAAATGGGCTTGGAAAAGGTGAGGATGATGATTTGTCCTTTCTCTACACCCTCTCAAACAGCAGCAAGTTGGAAGATTTGTATATAGATAATAACAATTTTGGAGGAGTGCTGCCTGACATAATTAGCAACTTCTCAACAAAGCTCAAGCAGATGGCATTCGGAAGCAATCAAATCCGAGGAACCATTCCCGATGGCATTGGAAATCTAGCAAGCTTGGAAGCTTTGGGTTTGGAGAGAAATCAATTGACTGGCAGCATACCAAATTCTATTggtaaattacaaaatttagtTGAATTGTATcttaatgaaaacaaattatcaggGAGCATCCCCTCTTCTTTAGGGAACATCATCTCGTTGctgcaaattaattttaatcaaaatagttTACAGGGAAGCATCCCTGCAAGCCTGGGAAACTGCAGGAACTTGTTGCTCTTGGCTCTCTCCCAAAACAATCTCAGTGGTCCCATACCAAAAGAGGTCCTTAGCATTTCATCCTTGTCAATGCATTTGGTCCTGTCTGAAAATCAGCTGTCTGGTTCCCTTCCCTTTGAAGTGGGCCAGTTAAAGCATCTTGGACACATGGACTTCTCCAAAAACAGGCTATCAGGGGAAATTCCCTCAAGTCTTGGCAGTTGCGAGAGTTTGGAACATTTGTCTTTGGATGGGAACTTCTTCCAAGGCCCCATTTCCGACTCTTTGAGATCTTTGAGAGCACTTCAAGATCTTAATCTCTCTCACAACAACTTGACTGGCCAAATTCCCAAGTTTTTGGGAGATTTCAAGTTGTTGCAGAGTTTGGATCTGTCATTTAATGACCTTAAAGGTGAGGTGCCCATGCACGGTGTCTTTGAGAATACAAGTGCGGTTTCAATTGCAGGGAACAAGAATCTTTGTGGAGGAATACTTCAGTTGAATCTGCCCACTTGCAGATCCAAGTCAACAAAGCCAAAGTCTTCTACCAAGCTGGCATTGATAGTCGGTATTCCTTGTGGCTTTATTGGATTAATCTTCAtcacatcttttttatttttgtgctgCTTGAAAAAATcgttgagaaaaacaaaaaacgagCTGTCATGTGAAATGCCATTCAGAACAGTAGCTTACAAAGACCTCCTTCAAGCAACTAATGGATTCTCTTCGGGCAATTTAGTTGGTGCTGGTAGTTTTGGGTCTGTGTATAAAGGAGTACTTGCCTTTGATGGAGTGATTGTTGCTGTGAAAGTATTCAACTTGCTACGCGAAGGAGCTTCCAAAAGCTTCATGAGAGAATGTGCAGCCTTGCTAAACATCAGGCACCGGAATCTTGTCAAAGTATTATATGCATATGCTGGCGTTGATCTTCAAGGTGATGATTTCAAAGCTCTTGTTTATGAGTTCAAGATCAATGGAAGTCTAGAAGAATGGTTGCATCCAAACCAAACATTGGATCAGGAAGTGGATGGGCCAAGAAATCTTAATCTCATTCAGAGGTTAAACATTGCAATTGATGTGGCTAATGCGCTCGACTATTTGCACAACCAATGCAAAATGCCTATTGTTCATTGTGATCTTAAGCCAAGTAATGTTCTTCTCGATGGAGATATGACTGCTCATGTCGGGGACTTTGGATTGTTAAAGTTCCTTTCTGAAGCATCCTGTCAGTCATCTTCGAGTCAGACAAGCTCTGTCGGATTAAAAGGCACCGTCGGCTATGCAGCTCCTG AGTATGGCATCGGAAGCGAGGTGTCAACTTTCGGGGATGTATACAGCTATGGCATCCTACTGCTGGAGATGATTACTGGGAAGAGACCTACTGATAGCATGTTCAGAGATGGACTAGAACTTCACAGTTATGTTAAAATGGCATTAC
- the LOC112324743 gene encoding probable LRR receptor-like serine/threonine-protein kinase At3g47570 isoform X2, producing MSSFILWFLSFQIIQHSFSFSLARGGSEIDKLSLLAFKAQISDPPTKLSSWNESVHFCQWSGVTCGRRHQRVIELDLHSSQLVGSLSPHIGNLSFLSLLRLENNSFTNTIPREIDRLVRLQTLILGNNSFTGEIPANISHCSNLLSLNLEGNNLTGNLPAGLGSLSKLQVFSFRKNNLGGKIPPSFENLSSIIEIDGTLNNLQGGIPSSIGKLKTLNFFSLGSNNLSGTIPASLYNISSLIHFSLPYNQFHGTLPPNIGLTLPNLQYLGIHDNRLSGQLPATLINATKFTEIYLSYNKFTGKVPTLAIMPNLRILSMEENGLGKGEDDDLSFLYTLSNSSKLEDLYIDNNNFGGVLPDIISNFSTKLKQMAFGSNQIRGTIPDGIGNLASLEALGLERNQLTGSIPNSIGKLQNLVELYLNENKLSGSIPSSLGNIISLLQINFNQNSLQGSIPASLGNCRNLLLLALSQNNLSGPIPKEVLSISSLSMHLVLSENQLSGSLPFEVGQLKHLGHMDFSKNRLSGEIPSSLGSCESLEHLSLDGNFFQGPISDSLRSLRALQDLNLSHNNLTGQIPKFLGDFKLLQSLDLSFNDLKGEVPMHGVFENTSAVSIAGNKNLCGGILQLNLPTCRSKSTKPKSSTKLALIVGIPCGFIGLIFITSFLFLCCLKKSLRKTKNELSCEMPFRTVAYKDLLQATNGFSSGNLVGAGSFGSVYKGVLAFDGVIVAVKVFNLLREGASKSFMRECAALLNIRHRNLVKVLYAYAGVDLQGDDFKALVYEFKINGSLEEWLHPNQTLDQEVDGPRNLNLIQRLNIAIDVANALDYLHNQCKMPIVHCDLKPSNVLLDGDMTAHVGDFGLLKFLSEASCQSSSSQTSSVGLKGTVGYAAPEYGIGSEVSTFGDVYSYGILLLEMITGKRPTDSMFRDGLELHSYVKMALPDRVVDVADPKLLTEVDQGRGTDQIVECLISISKIGVFCSEKFPKERMDISNVVAELNRAKANFLGRRGLLSCQKVLAL from the exons ATGAGTTCATTCATATTGTGGTTTCTTTCCTTTCAAATAATTCAACACTCTTTCTCCTTCTCATTAGCTAGAGGAGGAAGCGAGATTGACAAACTCTCTCTACTAGCTTTCAAGGCACAAATTTCAGACCCCCCTACAAAACTAAGCTCGTGGAATGAATCCGTACACTTCTGCCAGTGGTCAGGAGTAACATGTGGAAGACGGCATCAAAGAGTCATAGAGCTTGACCTCCACTCCAGCCAACTGGTGGGCAGCCTATCTCCCCACATTGGGAACTTGAGTTTTCTTAGTCTGCTAAGATTGGAAAACAACAGTTTCACCAATACTATCCCCCGAGAAATAGATCGTTTGGTTCGGCTACAGACACTGATTCTCGGGAACAACTCGTTCACCGGTGAAATCCCGGCCAACATTTCTCATTGCTCGAACCTCCTGAGCCTTAATTTAGAGGGAAACAATCTTACTGGCAACCTTCCTGCAGGACTTGGATCGTTATCAAAGTTGCAGGTatttagttttagaaaaaacaatctagGTGGCAAGATACCCCCCTCTTTCGAAAATCTTTCATCTATCATTGAAATTGATGGAACACTTAATAATTTACAAGGGGGTATTCCCAGTAGTATTGGGAAACTGAAAACATTGAACTTCTTTTCACTCGGCTCAAATAATCTGAGTGGTACAATCCCTGCCTCCCTATACAATATTTCTTCTCTCATTCATTTCTCTCTGCCTTATAACCAATTTCATGGTACACTTCCTCCAAACATTGGCCTAACTCTTCCAAATCTCCAATATCTTGGCATTCACGACAATCGATTAAGTGGACAACTCCCAGCAACGCTCATAAATGCCACAAAATTCACTGAGATTTATCTTTCATACAATAAATTCACCGGAAAAGTTCCCACTTTAGCAATCATGCCTAACTTGAGGATTCTTTCAATGGAAGAAAATGGGCTTGGAAAAGGTGAGGATGATGATTTGTCCTTTCTCTACACCCTCTCAAACAGCAGCAAGTTGGAAGATTTGTATATAGATAATAACAATTTTGGAGGAGTGCTGCCTGACATAATTAGCAACTTCTCAACAAAGCTCAAGCAGATGGCATTCGGAAGCAATCAAATCCGAGGAACCATTCCCGATGGCATTGGAAATCTAGCAAGCTTGGAAGCTTTGGGTTTGGAGAGAAATCAATTGACTGGCAGCATACCAAATTCTATTggtaaattacaaaatttagtTGAATTGTATcttaatgaaaacaaattatcaggGAGCATCCCCTCTTCTTTAGGGAACATCATCTCGTTGctgcaaattaattttaatcaaaatagttTACAGGGAAGCATCCCTGCAAGCCTGGGAAACTGCAGGAACTTGTTGCTCTTGGCTCTCTCCCAAAACAATCTCAGTGGTCCCATACCAAAAGAGGTCCTTAGCATTTCATCCTTGTCAATGCATTTGGTCCTGTCTGAAAATCAGCTGTCTGGTTCCCTTCCCTTTGAAGTGGGCCAGTTAAAGCATCTTGGACACATGGACTTCTCCAAAAACAGGCTATCAGGGGAAATTCCCTCAAGTCTTGGCAGTTGCGAGAGTTTGGAACATTTGTCTTTGGATGGGAACTTCTTCCAAGGCCCCATTTCCGACTCTTTGAGATCTTTGAGAGCACTTCAAGATCTTAATCTCTCTCACAACAACTTGACTGGCCAAATTCCCAAGTTTTTGGGAGATTTCAAGTTGTTGCAGAGTTTGGATCTGTCATTTAATGACCTTAAAGGTGAGGTGCCCATGCACGGTGTCTTTGAGAATACAAGTGCGGTTTCAATTGCAGGGAACAAGAATCTTTGTGGAGGAATACTTCAGTTGAATCTGCCCACTTGCAGATCCAAGTCAACAAAGCCAAAGTCTTCTACCAAGCTGGCATTGATAGTCGGTATTCCTTGTGGCTTTATTGGATTAATCTTCAtcacatcttttttatttttgtgctgCTTGAAAAAATcgttgagaaaaacaaaaaacgagCTGTCATGTGAAATGCCATTCAGAACAGTAGCTTACAAAGACCTCCTTCAAGCAACTAATGGATTCTCTTCGGGCAATTTAGTTGGTGCTGGTAGTTTTGGGTCTGTGTATAAAGGAGTACTTGCCTTTGATGGAGTGATTGTTGCTGTGAAAGTATTCAACTTGCTACGCGAAGGAGCTTCCAAAAGCTTCATGAGAGAATGTGCAGCCTTGCTAAACATCAGGCACCGGAATCTTGTCAAAGTATTATATGCATATGCTGGCGTTGATCTTCAAGGTGATGATTTCAAAGCTCTTGTTTATGAGTTCAAGATCAATGGAAGTCTAGAAGAATGGTTGCATCCAAACCAAACATTGGATCAGGAAGTGGATGGGCCAAGAAATCTTAATCTCATTCAGAGGTTAAACATTGCAATTGATGTGGCTAATGCGCTCGACTATTTGCACAACCAATGCAAAATGCCTATTGTTCATTGTGATCTTAAGCCAAGTAATGTTCTTCTCGATGGAGATATGACTGCTCATGTCGGGGACTTTGGATTGTTAAAGTTCCTTTCTGAAGCATCCTGTCAGTCATCTTCGAGTCAGACAAGCTCTGTCGGATTAAAAGGCACCGTCGGCTATGCAGCTCCTG AGTATGGCATCGGAAGCGAGGTGTCAACTTTCGGGGATGTATACAGCTATGGCATCCTACTGCTGGAGATGATTACTGGGAAGAGACCTACTGATAGCATGTTCAGAGATGGACTAGAACTTCACAGTTATGTTAAAATGGCATTAC CTGACCGTGTAGTTGATGTCGCGGACCCGAAACTTCTGACGGAAGTTGATCAGGGAAGAGGCACTGATCAAATCGTGGAGTGTTTGATTTCAATCAGCAAGATAGGAGTGTTTTGCTCAGAAAAGTTTCCTAAAGAGAGAATGGACATTAGCAATGTTGTAGCTGAATTGAATCGAGCTAAGGCCAATTTTCTTGGAAGGCGTGGACTGCTATCCTGCCAGAAG